The Hymenobacter sp. DG01 sequence CGCGGTGAACAGCGTGATGGACCTGGCCGACTACACCAACGGGGCCATAACCAAGGACATGAAGACCGGCTTCCATGCCGGCCTGTATGCTACGCTGCCCCTGGGCCCGCGCTTTGCCATTGAGCCGGGGGTAGGCTACTCCGAGAAAGGTACCGTGCTTACGGGCCGCATTCCGCTGGAGCAGTTCGACTTCCTGAACGCCAAGGTGAAAGCCACCGCCCGCATGGCTTACCTTGATATTCCGGTGCTGGCTAAAGCCTACCTCACCGATGGGTTCTACGTGTTTGCCGGTCCGCAGGCTTCGGTGCTGCTCTCAGGTAAGGCCCGCGTGAATGCCAGCGCCCTGGGTTTCTCGGCCTTCAATGAGAACTTCGACATCAAAGACCAGTTCCGCCCCGTGGACTTTAGCGTGACGGGTGGCCTGGGCTACCAGTTCCAGAACGGCCTGGGCCTGAGCGCCGGCTACGACTACGGGCTCTCTTCCCTGGACAAAAACAATAATTTCGACGCCCAGAACCGCGTGATTAAGGCCTCCGTCAACTACTCGTTCTAATTCTCTCTCCAACTCCTATTCCCGCACAAAGGCCCCACCGATTTTCGATGGGGCCTTTTTCATGCACAAGAAATACAAGCGTAAGAATAAAGCACGGCAATCAGCTGTAAAGCCGAAGTCGGCCCGGCGGCGCTTACGGCGGCGCGTCTGCAACCGGCGCTGCCCGGCCGCTGGTGCGTGGGGTTGGGCCGACTTCGGGGGGTAGGAAGAGCGGCAGCAAAACGCCCGAAACTACCCGCGTAAACGGATGGTGCTGGCAAGAGCCAATGAGGGCTTCATAGGTTGCAAGATCTTGACAGTAAGATTTTTAATGAGCTGTATCTGATGGGTTTACTACCGCGCGCCTACCTCCGCCGGGGCCGGGCGCAGGCCTTCCGCCAGCTTCACCAGGCGTACCAGCTCGGCGCGGTAGCCATCGGGGTCGAAGCGCCGGGCACCTTCGGCCAGGCGGGCCGTTGATTCCCAGGTGGCCGAGCCGCGGTAGTCGCTCTGGCGCAGCAGCATCCCGAACTGGGCTACCGCCGCCGCGAAACGCAGGTTTTCACTGGCTTCGGTAAGGGGGCGAGGGGCACCGGTCAGGGCTTGTTCCAGGAGTTGGCTTTTGCTGCCCTGGGGCTCTTTGTAGCGCAGCTTCACGGTGAGCAGCTCAGCGGAGGCGCTACCCTTGGGTGCCGGCACCGACTGATACTTAAGTGGATCGACGGTGGAGCGGGCCCCCACGGGCACTACCTCGTAAAGGGCCGTAACGGTGTGGCCCGCGCCCAATTCGCCGGCATCTTTGCGGTCGTTGTTAAAGTCCTCGGCGGCCAGCAGGCGGTTTTCGTAGCCTACCAGGCGGTACTCCCGCACCCGGGCCGGATTGAACTCCACCTGCAGCTTTACGTCCTTGGCAATAGTAAATAGGGTGCCACCAAACTGCCGGACCAGCACCCGCCGGGCTTCGTCGAGGTTATCGAGGTAGGCATAGTTGCCATTGCCTTTGTCGGCGAGCAATTCCATTTTCTTATCCTGGTAGTTGCCCTGGCCTACCCCCAGCACCGTCAGGAAAACGCCGGTTTCCCGCTCCTGGGTGATAAGGTGTTCCATGGCCGCGTCGCTTTGCTCACCCACGTTGAAGTCGCCATCGGTGCAGAGAATGACGCGGTTGTTGCCCTCTTTATCAAAGTTCTGACGCGCTACCTGGTAAGCCAGGCGCAAGCCGGCCCCGCCGGCCGTGGAGCCGCCCGCCTGCAGCTGGTCGATGGCCGCCAGGATGTCGGCGCGACGGGAGCCGGGGGTAGGGGGTAGCACCAGCCCGGCGGCTCCGGCGTACACTACCAGCGCTACCTTGTCCTGGGGCCGCAACTCTTTGGTGAGCAGGCGCAAGCTTTGCTGCACCAGTCCCAACCGGTCCTCGCCCATCATGGAGCCCGACACATCAACCAGAAAGACCATATTGGCGGGTGGCAGCTTCTCGGTAGCCACCCGGCGGCCCTGCAACGCCACCTGCACCAGCTGGTGCTCGGGGTTCCAGGGGCACTCGGCCAGCTCCGTAAGTACCCGGAAAGGCTCAGAGGAGGTAGGGGCCGGGGCGGGGTAGTCGTACTGGAAGTAGTTGATCAGCTCTTCGGTGCGCACCGCGTCGGGCGGGGGCAGTTGGCCCTGCTGCAAGAAGCGGCGCACGTTGCTGTAGCTGGCCGCATCCACATCAATGCTGAAGGTGCTCAGCGGGTCTTTGGTAGCATTGTGGAAGCCGTTTTCAGCCAGCGAGGCGTAGGTTTCGCCCGCGCCGGGTTCAGGGCGGGGCATCATGTAGCCGCCGCTCGGGCTGATAGCCACTCCGGCTGCCCGGCCTTGCAGGGCAGTAGCGCGGCGCTTCTGCTTCTGTCCGTTGATGGGCGCGCCAGTAACGGTGGCTACGCTACCTGTCACCTCCCGATGCATAACGGGGGCACTACCCGTCACTACCACTTCGCTTAGCTGGGCAGCACTAGCTTTCAGCTGTACATTCAGTAGGCGCTGTGTGGTAAGCTTTATTTCTTTGGAGACAAAGCCAATGGCGCTGAAAACTAAAGTCTTGCTGCTGCCAGGAACACGCAGTTGGTAACGGCCCTCATGGTCGGTGCTGGTGCCAACGGAGGTGCCTTTTACCAAAACAGTGGTGCCTGGGAGGGGCTGGCCAGTTTCATCAGTAACTTGGCCCTGCACAGTATAGCTGGCGTGTACCTTGTTTATAGTTGCATTCTTTTGGGCGAAGCAGACGCCAGGTGCTGCCAGCAATCCGGCGGCCAGTAAACTGCACAGGAGAAGTTTCATCGGTTCAGAAGAATAGAGGTGGATAAGGCTGGCTTAGTAAATGGGTTCAGCACTAGGGCTTAGCAGTAGTCTGCAGCCCAGCGGTGCAGCCGCTTCTCCCGGCACGTAGTCCTGCCGGGACGCCGCACGGGCTTCTTCAGCCCGAAAACTGGCACGCTCTTGAGCGTTGGGCAGCCATCACGGCAGCACCGGTGAAGGGCGAGAGGCTGCCGACGCTGCTCCTGCGGCTACGGTATCGGGCGTTTAGGCGCAGGCCAGGGGTAGGGCGGCCAGATAGGCCAGTGCGCAGCAGCTGTAAACGAAAGAAGGAAGGCAGCATAACGGAGGGCGCTGGGGGCTTTCCGTGTCAGATGCCATTGGCGGTTGGATTCCACACGCCCACCGAGGATTTTTTTTGAATCTTGAGGAAATAAACCTTGATATATGGCCGGTAACTACTACGCTTAGCTACCGCCGGTCCGACTCGAGAGCAATAGTGGGCACTACAGTCTGGCCCGGACGCATGATAAGCTCCCGTGTTACGCAGCCAATGGAGCTGAAAACCAAGGTCTGATGCTCTGCTTTCAATTCCAGCTGGAAGTAGCCTTTCGACATAGAAGTAGCCCCGTTCCGGGTGCCTTTTACCAGCACTGTAACGCCGGGCAAGCCACGTTTGGTGCGGGCATTAATTACCTGGCCTTCTACAAAAGACTGCGCTGCAGGATTTTGTACGCGGTAGCGCGCGGGAGCCGGCTGCTGAGCCAGCGTTGGTGAACCAATGAGTAAGCCGGCTACTAAGGTGCAATACAGGAAACGGGGCATGGCAGATACCAGTAGAAGTGAAAGGATCAAATCGGTTACCTATTCAGGGCTTGGCAGTGGTTGGCTCAGGCTGTTCTGCCGCCCAGCGGTGCAGCCGCTTTTCCCGGCGCTGGGCCTGCCGGGGCGCCGTGCGGGCTTCTTCGGCCCGAATGCCAGCACACTCCTGGGCGTTGGGCAGCCACCATGGCAGCACCGGCGAAGGGCGAGAGGCTGTGGCTGGGGGCAAAACTGAAGAGTTCAGCGTATCGGGAGGGGTAGGGAGCTGGGCCTGCGCTGGCTGGGTAGCGACGAGGGCCAGGGCCGAACCGGCCAGCAGGAAGTAGAAAGGCGACATAACCGAGGGCGTTAGGATAGTAGCTTGTATTTCAGATGCCCCCGGCCTGCAGATTCCACACGCGGCTCAAAAAATATTTTTACCAGTTTTTCTTTCGGGCTCTTACCGTATGCTTCTGGGCAATCAACCCCATGCTTTTCCGGCCTGAAAGCGTAGCTTTCGGTTCTGGCCCTCTTGCCCTGGTATGTTCTTTCGTCGCTCCCGCCGTCCTGCGCCTGCTGCCGAGCTCTCCGATGCGGAGCTGCTCCGGCGCTACCACGCCGAGGGCGACGTGCACGACCTGGGCGCGCTCTATGATCGGCACATGACGGAAGTGCTGGCTATCTGCCGGCGCTACCTCCGCGATGAGGAAGATGCCAAGGACGCCGTAATGCAACTCTTTGAGCAGTTGGTAAGTAAGTTGCGCCAGCACGAGGTAGAAAACTTCGCGCCCTGGCTGCACGCCACGGCTCGCAACCACTGCCTGATGGCCCTGCGGGCGCGGCAGCGGGCCGGGCCCGCGGCGGGAGGGGCGCTGGTGGTGCATTTTCCGGATGCCGCCGGTATGGAATCGGCGGCGGCCCGGCATCTGGCAGATGATGACCCCACCGAAGCCGACCTCCACGAACAGCAGCTTCAGCACCTGGAGCACGCCCTGGCTGAGCTACCTCCGGGCCAACGACGATGTCTGGAGCTGTTCTACCTCGAAAAGAAATGCTACCGCGACATTGCCGAGCTCACCGGCTTCGACCTGAACGCGGTGAAAAGTCACCTCCAAAACGGCAAGCGCAACCTGCGCCGCCACCTCGAAACTACTGCTGCTTCCAATGCTTCGCCCTAACCCTGCTTCTGCGCCTACCCCTCCCGCCAGCCGGCACCTGCCGGTGGAGGTGCTGCGCCAGTACGCAGCCGGGACGCTGACGCCCGCCGAGCAGCATAAGGTAGAAGCTCACACCCTCGACTGCCCCCACTGCGCCGATGTGCTGGAAGGCCTGGAGCTGCAGCCCGCCGCCGTTACCGATGCCAGCATGGCTGAGCTGCGCCAACGCCTGGGAGCCCGAGTAGAGGAACTGGCTACTGAATCGAAGCCCAAGCCAGCCCTGGGGCTGGCCTGGCAGCAGTTGGCGGCCGCGGCCGTGCTCTTGCTCACGTTAGGTGCGGCCGCCGTGTGGTTTACTCTGCTGCGCCCCGCCCCACAGAATACGGCCGCGCGGCCTGCCGCTATGCGGCGCGAAGCCGTTGCTACGGTTCCTATTCCGCCGTCTGTGCCCGCACTGGTACTGCCGGAATCAGCGGACAGTGCCCCGGCAGTTGCCTCGGTTACACCTGCCCCTGCTTCCGCTCCTCGTCCTTCTCTGCTCCCGCGGCGTTCCGTCGGGCGCATGTCCCGGGGGCAGGCGCAGCCCATTGGGGCAGGCAACCCTGATGCGCCCCTTGAGGTAGCCGGCGCGGGAGCAAATCAAGGCTGGGCTGGGGAGAAGGAAAGGGCTGAAGTAGCGGCGGCCCCGGCTGCCATTACAGTCCCCGACTCCGCCGGCACTACCTCAGTTCGTGAAGCCAAAGCCTACACCATGGCTACTCCACCCGCCGCAGCCATGCCCATAGCGGCAGCCAGGCGGAAAATGGCGGCCGTAGCTTCGGCTACCGCCCCGATGGTGGCTGGTACCCGGCTGGTGCAGGGGCGTATCACGGACAAGTCTTCGGGAGAAGGTATGGCCGGGGCTACTGTTCTGGTTCAGGGCACTACTACGGGCACCGTAACAGCCGCCGATGGCTCGTTTCATCTGGTGGTGCCCGCTACGGCAAAGCAGCTGGTCGTCAGCTCCGTGGGGTATGCGGCGCAGGCGGTGCCCGTTCCGGCTGAGCCTGCTAACCTGGCCCTGGCATTAGCCCCCGACTCTCGGCAGCTCAGCGAGGTAGTGGTCGTGCGCCGCGACGCTCCGCCGGCCCCTATGGCGGTAGGCGCCATGCCGGCCGGGGGCTACGCGGGCCTCAAAAAATATCTGCGCGACAGCCTCGCCTACCCCGAAAAAGCGCTCGAAGACCGCCGCGAAGGCAACGTGAAACTGCGCTTTGTAGTGGGCGTGGATGGCAAGCTCTCCGACATCAAAGTCGTAAAGAAGCTCTCCGAGGAGTGCGACGCCGAGGCCATTCGGCTGCTGCAGGAAGGCCCGGCTTGGTTCCCTGCCATCCAGAACGGCCGCCGCACCGCCCGTACCGTCGAAATTACAGTGCCTTTTAAGATAGAAGAGCGGTAAAAGCTGCGCATCATTGCGAGGAGGCACGACGAAGTAATTCATCCTAGCGATGTGCTACCCCCTATAACCTGACAAGCCCTTACTTCCAGCACGGAGGCAAGGGCTTGTCTGTTTACAAGGGCTGTCAGAAGAGAGGACGGATGGCTTCATCCTGCGTCCTCTCCTCAGTTACTCAGCTACTCTCTACCCACTGTAGCCGCCGCCACTTTCGGGCTCGGTGGCGCTGCCGCCGGCTTTATCGGGGGTAGGGAGGTCGGGCTCGGTTTTCACGTCCACCTGGCTGTAGTCAGGGGCACCGTTGCCGGCTACGGGCACGGGCGTTTCATCCGTATTCGTGTTGATATCCTGGGCCGAAGGCGGGGTAGGGGCGGTGTTCTCCTGGGCGGGCGGTGTTACCGCGGAAGGCTGCGACGTGGTCGGCGTTTCTGGCTGCACGGACAGAGCGTCGGATTCAGATTCAAAGGTCTTGTTCATGGCGTGGAGTAGCTAGGTAGAATGCTTGAGCTAGGCTATACGCAGCCCGCCGGTCCGGGGCCAAGCTAACCTGACGCAGAATTTTGGGGTAGGGGTGGCGGGCGGTAGGCTGTTGCGTACTTTTGCGCCGTGCCGGCTTGCCGCGCGCTTTCTTGTCACCTTATTCTCTTCTCACCCACTAGAAGCATGACTCAGTTTCGCACCGAGAAAGACACCATGGGCACCGTGCAGGTGCCGGCCGACGCCTACTACGGCGCCCAGACCCAGCGCTCCATCGATAACTTTCAGATTGCCCAGGACATCAACAAGATGCCCAAGGAAATCATCCGCGCCTTCGCCTACCTGAAGAAAGCCGCCGCCCTCACCAACCGCGACGCCGGCATTCTGTCGAACGAGAAAGCCGAGC is a genomic window containing:
- a CDS encoding porin family protein translates to MNTKRLFGRLAAAALFVTAFATASEAQIQPHRVPKYTGPAQARPVRSTPSYSSSSSATDGVKFGIRAGVNVTDWSGDAVNSVMDLADYTNGAITKDMKTGFHAGLYATLPLGPRFAIEPGVGYSEKGTVLTGRIPLEQFDFLNAKVKATARMAYLDIPVLAKAYLTDGFYVFAGPQASVLLSGKARVNASALGFSAFNENFDIKDQFRPVDFSVTGGLGYQFQNGLGLSAGYDYGLSSLDKNNNFDAQNRVIKASVNYSF
- a CDS encoding VWA domain-containing protein; translation: MKLLLCSLLAAGLLAAPGVCFAQKNATINKVHASYTVQGQVTDETGQPLPGTTVLVKGTSVGTSTDHEGRYQLRVPGSSKTLVFSAIGFVSKEIKLTTQRLLNVQLKASAAQLSEVVVTGSAPVMHREVTGSVATVTGAPINGQKQKRRATALQGRAAGVAISPSGGYMMPRPEPGAGETYASLAENGFHNATKDPLSTFSIDVDAASYSNVRRFLQQGQLPPPDAVRTEELINYFQYDYPAPAPTSSEPFRVLTELAECPWNPEHQLVQVALQGRRVATEKLPPANMVFLVDVSGSMMGEDRLGLVQQSLRLLTKELRPQDKVALVVYAGAAGLVLPPTPGSRRADILAAIDQLQAGGSTAGGAGLRLAYQVARQNFDKEGNNRVILCTDGDFNVGEQSDAAMEHLITQERETGVFLTVLGVGQGNYQDKKMELLADKGNGNYAYLDNLDEARRVLVRQFGGTLFTIAKDVKLQVEFNPARVREYRLVGYENRLLAAEDFNNDRKDAGELGAGHTVTALYEVVPVGARSTVDPLKYQSVPAPKGSASAELLTVKLRYKEPQGSKSQLLEQALTGAPRPLTEASENLRFAAAVAQFGMLLRQSDYRGSATWESTARLAEGARRFDPDGYRAELVRLVKLAEGLRPAPAEVGAR
- a CDS encoding carboxypeptidase-like regulatory domain-containing protein; the encoded protein is MPRFLYCTLVAGLLIGSPTLAQQPAPARYRVQNPAAQSFVEGQVINARTKRGLPGVTVLVKGTRNGATSMSKGYFQLELKAEHQTLVFSSIGCVTRELIMRPGQTVVPTIALESDRR
- a CDS encoding RNA polymerase sigma factor; this encodes MFFRRSRRPAPAAELSDAELLRRYHAEGDVHDLGALYDRHMTEVLAICRRYLRDEEDAKDAVMQLFEQLVSKLRQHEVENFAPWLHATARNHCLMALRARQRAGPAAGGALVVHFPDAAGMESAAARHLADDDPTEADLHEQQLQHLEHALAELPPGQRRCLELFYLEKKCYRDIAELTGFDLNAVKSHLQNGKRNLRRHLETTAASNASP
- a CDS encoding TonB family protein produces the protein MLRPNPASAPTPPASRHLPVEVLRQYAAGTLTPAEQHKVEAHTLDCPHCADVLEGLELQPAAVTDASMAELRQRLGARVEELATESKPKPALGLAWQQLAAAAVLLLTLGAAAVWFTLLRPAPQNTAARPAAMRREAVATVPIPPSVPALVLPESADSAPAVASVTPAPASAPRPSLLPRRSVGRMSRGQAQPIGAGNPDAPLEVAGAGANQGWAGEKERAEVAAAPAAITVPDSAGTTSVREAKAYTMATPPAAAMPIAAARRKMAAVASATAPMVAGTRLVQGRITDKSSGEGMAGATVLVQGTTTGTVTAADGSFHLVVPATAKQLVVSSVGYAAQAVPVPAEPANLALALAPDSRQLSEVVVVRRDAPPAPMAVGAMPAGGYAGLKKYLRDSLAYPEKALEDRREGNVKLRFVVGVDGKLSDIKVVKKLSEECDAEAIRLLQEGPAWFPAIQNGRRTARTVEITVPFKIEER